Proteins co-encoded in one Luteolibacter rhizosphaerae genomic window:
- a CDS encoding vWA domain-containing protein, whose amino-acid sequence MKTKILFSIPLLSSVAFACGSYAAGPFPTHLPSDPQDKVQIALLLDTSNSMDGLIEQAKTQLWKVVNSFNDAKRGGRAPFVEVALYEYGNNGLHIGNNWIRQVEPLTRDLDEISRELFAFRTNGGDEYCGAVIQRALADLSWDPSPRTYKAVFIAGNEPFTQGPVDARQACRDAMAKGIVVNTIHCGSREEGISGAWHDGAALAEGKFLSINQDKAVVHIDAPQDKQIAALGIDLNKTYLGYGVHAKEGAAKQMSEDNNAAANAGAGAAQQRAVSKASFNYCNTSWDLVDACREGTVKLADIPAAQLPEAMKTMTPEQREAHVKQMTETRASLQQKIMTLNREREAFVAEALKKQAETTGEQTLDQAIVATVKGQATAVGYSFGQ is encoded by the coding sequence ATGAAAACGAAGATCCTATTCTCGATTCCACTCCTCTCCTCGGTCGCCTTCGCCTGCGGCTCCTATGCTGCCGGCCCCTTCCCCACCCATCTTCCGAGCGACCCGCAGGACAAGGTGCAGATCGCGCTTTTGCTCGATACCTCCAACAGCATGGACGGCCTGATCGAACAGGCGAAGACGCAGCTCTGGAAAGTCGTGAACTCCTTCAACGACGCCAAGCGCGGCGGCCGCGCCCCCTTCGTGGAAGTGGCGCTCTACGAATACGGCAACAACGGCCTGCACATCGGCAACAACTGGATCCGCCAGGTGGAGCCCTTGACCCGCGACCTGGACGAGATCAGCCGCGAGCTCTTCGCCTTCCGCACCAACGGCGGCGACGAGTACTGCGGCGCGGTGATCCAACGCGCATTGGCCGACCTCTCCTGGGATCCCTCGCCCCGCACCTACAAGGCGGTCTTCATCGCCGGCAACGAGCCTTTCACCCAAGGCCCCGTCGATGCCCGCCAAGCCTGCCGCGATGCAATGGCGAAGGGGATCGTGGTGAACACCATTCACTGCGGCAGCCGGGAGGAAGGCATCTCCGGAGCCTGGCATGACGGCGCCGCACTGGCCGAAGGAAAGTTCCTCTCGATCAACCAGGACAAGGCGGTGGTCCACATCGATGCCCCGCAGGACAAGCAGATCGCCGCGCTAGGCATCGATCTGAACAAGACCTATCTGGGCTACGGCGTGCATGCCAAGGAAGGTGCCGCCAAACAGATGTCCGAGGACAACAATGCGGCGGCCAATGCCGGAGCGGGCGCGGCCCAGCAACGCGCCGTTTCGAAGGCCAGCTTCAACTACTGCAACACCTCGTGGGACCTGGTGGATGCCTGCCGGGAAGGCACGGTGAAGCTGGCCGACATCCCCGCCGCCCAACTTCCGGAAGCCATGAAGACGATGACCCCGGAGCAGCGCGAGGCGCACGTGAAACAGATGACGGAAACCCGCGCCAGCCTACAGCAGAAGATCATGACGCTGAACCGCGAGCGCGAGGCCTTCGTGGCCGAGGCGCTGAAGAAGCAGGCGGAGACGACGGGTGAACAGACGCTGGATCAAGCGATCGTGGCGACCGTAAAAGGCCAAGCCACGGCGGTGGGCTACAGCTTCGGCCAATGA
- a CDS encoding response regulator transcription factor, which yields MPETTILVIEDDPAIRRGVVDALEYGGYRTLEAGEGMTGLDLALRANYRLLLLDLVLPGRDGFSILSELKKHRPGQAVIILSARGEENDRVRGLSLGADDYVMKPFSVRELLARVEAVLRRTCERPAPAEERPLPGGRVDLTSGRIIFEDGSDSTLSERETGLLRYLLDASGRTVSREEILRHVWGLDPDRTETRTLDMHIMHLRTKLRDRSQEMLVTVRGKGWRFHAEP from the coding sequence ATGCCGGAGACGACCATTCTTGTCATCGAAGACGACCCCGCCATCCGACGCGGGGTCGTCGATGCATTGGAGTACGGCGGATACCGTACTTTGGAAGCGGGCGAGGGCATGACCGGCCTGGATCTGGCCCTGCGTGCGAACTACCGGCTTCTCTTGCTCGATCTGGTGCTACCCGGTAGAGACGGCTTTTCGATCCTCTCCGAACTCAAGAAGCACCGGCCCGGACAGGCGGTGATCATCCTCTCCGCCCGTGGCGAGGAGAACGACCGCGTTCGAGGCCTGAGTCTCGGCGCGGACGACTACGTGATGAAACCCTTCAGCGTGCGGGAGCTGCTGGCACGCGTGGAAGCCGTGTTGCGCCGTACCTGCGAGCGCCCGGCACCCGCCGAGGAGCGCCCTCTCCCGGGAGGTCGAGTCGATCTGACCAGCGGCCGGATCATCTTCGAGGATGGCTCGGATAGCACTCTCTCCGAACGCGAGACCGGCCTGCTGAGATACCTGCTGGACGCATCCGGCCGCACCGTTTCGCGCGAGGAGATCCTGCGCCACGTGTGGGGGCTGGATCCGGATCGCACGGAAACCCGCACGCTAGACATGCACATCATGCACCTGCGGACGAAACTGCGCGACCGCAGCCAGGAAATGCTGGTGACGGTGCGCGGAAAAGGATGGAGGTTCCACGCCGAGCCATGA
- a CDS encoding MFS transporter — MSSVLDCSGPFAHRNPRLYVYFTTLYNARAYYPVLAIFFTDLGLTLERFVFLNLMWALAIFALEVPSGAMADTIGRKKLLVFASCIMVVEMLILLIAPKNGGALLFALCILNRVLSGASEAAASGADEAIAYDALPEEGREDAWDGVMSAAMRWRSVGFFITMILGGLLYDTAWLAPVGLHIPPEVSHRLPIAVVFVQAIACVFITLRLDETPYSHADLGQRCRSAFRLTLKTAKMAFTTRNIAVIIVGGLLIDSVARNFATITSEYYRLIQIPEWSFGLLGALSGAIGFFVPSLARYLNVRFSPLGVLGIAAGVTILSLSLLAPAWPWFGLLPAMSLMTMLGLVGFTVSRHLHASADSSQRATLLSVRGLAFNLGYGSFSLAFSMLLAAMRKTAGDDAFRAALLWQLPFVAVMIATFFIWARLTKPREIASAD; from the coding sequence GTGTCCTCCGTCCTGGATTGCAGCGGCCCCTTTGCCCATCGGAATCCGCGGCTCTACGTTTATTTCACCACCCTCTACAATGCCCGGGCCTATTACCCGGTGCTGGCCATCTTCTTCACGGACCTCGGACTGACGCTTGAGCGCTTCGTTTTCCTGAATCTGATGTGGGCGCTGGCGATCTTCGCACTGGAGGTGCCTTCCGGTGCGATGGCGGACACCATCGGACGCAAGAAGCTCTTGGTCTTCGCCTCCTGCATCATGGTGGTGGAGATGCTGATCCTGCTCATCGCCCCGAAGAACGGCGGGGCCCTGCTCTTCGCCTTGTGTATTCTGAATCGGGTTCTGTCCGGGGCTTCCGAGGCGGCGGCCAGCGGTGCCGATGAAGCGATCGCATACGATGCCTTGCCGGAAGAGGGGAGGGAGGATGCGTGGGACGGGGTCATGTCCGCCGCCATGCGCTGGCGCTCCGTCGGCTTCTTCATCACGATGATCCTCGGTGGACTGCTCTACGACACCGCGTGGCTGGCGCCGGTAGGTCTGCACATTCCTCCGGAGGTATCGCACCGCCTCCCGATTGCCGTGGTCTTCGTGCAGGCGATCGCCTGTGTTTTCATCACTCTCCGTCTGGACGAGACGCCATATTCCCACGCCGATCTCGGCCAACGTTGCCGCTCCGCTTTCCGTCTGACCTTGAAGACGGCCAAGATGGCCTTCACCACCCGAAACATCGCGGTGATCATCGTGGGCGGGCTGCTCATCGACTCCGTCGCGCGGAATTTCGCCACCATTACCAGCGAGTATTACCGCCTGATTCAGATCCCGGAATGGTCTTTCGGTCTTTTAGGCGCTCTCTCAGGGGCCATCGGCTTCTTCGTGCCCAGCTTGGCGCGCTATCTGAATGTCCGCTTCTCGCCCCTAGGCGTGCTCGGGATCGCGGCCGGGGTGACGATCCTCTCGCTTTCCCTGCTTGCCCCCGCGTGGCCGTGGTTCGGCCTGCTGCCGGCGATGTCGCTCATGACGATGCTGGGCTTGGTCGGTTTCACGGTCAGCCGCCACCTTCATGCATCGGCGGATTCTTCGCAGCGCGCCACACTCCTCAGTGTCCGCGGTCTGGCCTTCAATCTCGGGTATGGCAGCTTTTCGCTCGCCTTCTCGATGCTTCTGGCCGCGATGCGAAAGACCGCAGGTGACGATGCCTTCCGGGCCGCCCTGCTCTGGCAGCTTCCCTTTGTCGCCGTGATGATCGCCACCTTCTTCATCTGGGCCCGTCTCACAAAGCCGCGGGAGATCGCCAGTGCGGATTGA
- a CDS encoding rhodanese-like domain-containing protein, with translation MKTTCLVLAAAGLALMAAGVSLGEEPPNPKIDYSGFRTLAKRLDRVRQERRLSEDEFLRAAEKPGVVVLDARSRDKYEQIHIKGAVHLAFTDFTEEALAKIIPAKDTKVLIYCNNNFTGERANFADKRAPVALNIPTFINLHAYGYTNVYELGPLLDVKTTKIPFAGKSVK, from the coding sequence ATGAAAACGACCTGTCTCGTGCTCGCCGCAGCCGGTCTGGCGCTGATGGCCGCCGGTGTCTCCCTGGGCGAGGAACCGCCGAACCCGAAGATCGACTATTCGGGCTTCAGGACTTTGGCCAAGCGACTCGACCGGGTCCGCCAGGAACGCCGGCTTTCCGAGGACGAATTCCTCCGCGCCGCCGAAAAGCCTGGCGTGGTCGTCCTGGATGCCCGAAGCCGCGACAAGTATGAGCAGATCCACATAAAGGGTGCCGTGCATCTGGCCTTCACCGACTTCACGGAGGAAGCCCTTGCCAAGATCATCCCGGCGAAGGACACGAAGGTCCTGATCTACTGCAATAACAACTTCACCGGGGAGCGGGCGAACTTCGCGGACAAACGCGCCCCGGTGGCGCTGAACATCCCGACCTTCATCAACCTCCACGCCTACGGCTACACGAACGTCTACGAGCTAGGACCCTTGCTGGACGTGAAGACGACGAAGATCCCCTTCGCCGGGAAGTCGGTCAAGTAG
- a CDS encoding response regulator transcription factor, translating into MTILLAEDDAVTREALAELLVGEGHQVVAAKDGREALAHWSAHRPGLVLLDIMMPHASGYEVCRAIRSEDRHTPVLFLSAKSEEVDVVLGLELGADDFLRKPFGKHELLARVRALLRRQEMPVRSEIFHLGLWEVHPKRLLARRDDAEVELTVREVKMLTLLARRRGEVLTRDELLNECWGMEYYPESRTLDQHVLNLRKKIEADPSRPALIETVRGAGYRYPAP; encoded by the coding sequence ATGACCATCCTCCTTGCTGAAGATGACGCGGTCACCCGCGAGGCTCTTGCCGAATTGCTCGTTGGCGAGGGGCATCAAGTCGTCGCGGCGAAGGATGGCCGAGAAGCGCTCGCCCATTGGTCCGCTCACCGGCCCGGGCTGGTCCTGCTCGATATCATGATGCCGCACGCGAGCGGCTACGAGGTCTGTCGTGCCATCCGGAGCGAGGACCGGCACACCCCCGTACTGTTCCTTTCCGCCAAGTCGGAAGAGGTGGATGTTGTCCTCGGCCTCGAACTCGGAGCCGACGACTTCCTGCGCAAGCCCTTCGGCAAGCATGAGCTGCTCGCCCGGGTCCGGGCGCTTTTGAGACGACAGGAGATGCCCGTCCGTTCCGAGATCTTCCATCTCGGTTTGTGGGAAGTGCATCCCAAACGGCTTCTCGCACGGAGGGACGATGCCGAGGTCGAGTTGACCGTCCGTGAGGTCAAGATGCTCACGCTCCTGGCCCGCCGCCGTGGCGAGGTGCTCACCCGGGATGAATTGCTGAACGAGTGTTGGGGGATGGAATATTATCCCGAGTCCCGCACCCTCGACCAGCACGTGCTGAACCTGCGGAAGAAGATCGAGGCTGATCCCTCCCGACCCGCCTTGATCGAGACGGTCCGAGGAGCCGGCTACCGCTATCCCGCGCCATAA
- a CDS encoding alpha/beta hydrolase, whose product MRALFFLLILASLASARTLRDLPYAGKKSHPYQKLDLYLPDQPSKKARPVFILIHGGGWSMGDKSNKHFVEPKTSWLVDGGYIVASVNYRLAPTAKHPKQVEDVLRSITWIQKHIARHGGDPQRIYLLGHSAGAHLAALAAVDSARQKTAGIDPAAIRGVVLLDGAGYDITRQYPALREGGAMQKMYRHAFTDDPTTQRDASPVHRVTAKAPPFLILHVARRADSRLQSNLLATALREEGGKAKVLAVDKTHATINADCGKKGDPVTNAISAFLAR is encoded by the coding sequence GTGAGAGCGCTCTTCTTCCTGCTAATCCTAGCTTCCCTCGCGTCGGCACGGACCCTTCGCGATCTCCCCTACGCGGGTAAGAAGAGTCATCCTTATCAGAAGCTCGATCTCTACCTTCCCGATCAGCCGTCGAAGAAGGCCCGCCCGGTGTTCATTCTCATTCACGGCGGCGGCTGGTCGATGGGCGACAAGTCGAACAAGCATTTCGTCGAGCCCAAAACTTCATGGCTCGTGGATGGCGGCTACATTGTGGCCTCGGTCAACTACCGCCTGGCACCGACCGCCAAGCATCCCAAGCAGGTGGAAGACGTCCTCCGGTCGATCACTTGGATCCAGAAGCACATCGCCCGTCATGGCGGCGATCCGCAGCGCATCTACTTGCTCGGTCATTCTGCCGGTGCGCATCTCGCGGCGCTGGCTGCTGTCGATTCCGCGCGTCAGAAGACCGCGGGCATTGATCCGGCCGCGATCCGTGGCGTTGTCCTGCTAGATGGTGCGGGCTACGACATCACGCGCCAGTATCCGGCGCTCCGTGAAGGAGGGGCCATGCAGAAGATGTATCGCCACGCTTTCACGGATGACCCTACCACTCAGCGCGATGCCTCGCCGGTCCACCGTGTCACTGCGAAGGCGCCGCCATTCCTGATTCTCCATGTCGCGCGTCGGGCCGACTCGCGTCTGCAGTCGAATTTGCTCGCCACCGCTCTCCGAGAAGAGGGTGGCAAGGCCAAGGTGCTCGCCGTGGACAAGACCCACGCCACCATCAATGCCGACTGCGGCAAGAAGGGCGATCCGGTTACCAATGCAATCAGTGCCTTCCTTGCGCGCTGA
- a CDS encoding sensor histidine kinase produces the protein MSARGRTVWMVHGLIALCAVLILGAMAALTKGVIKGERHRSEMEARADEQEQIRLALWRMDAAAASWIAEEAQRPVPDGSNQEPAGPEVKLRFDAREDGILLADDPDKIPMLSRALGLSAPRAAFDSMCEQMPEIPSSWAISPPEPAPVPAEKEAPKKSPDKAEPVAQEESAPPLDQRAYPRASQTYQTLANAKEMANRSKVIKGAVETSKAQFDFNNMSTPSVGSWSLLRSSLPRPARIGGELLLLRHLQWKQPGEKILRSIQGVWLDEAALKSLLLDEVADLFPGSQLIASDRGDLEEGTTLASFPWKLAVADHTQLPSSLPRSVTFPLMAGWAAAALAILAAWLLVIGLLRLSERRASFVSAVTHELRTPLTTFQLYSDMLASGAVKEEKRGDYFNTLRREAERLSHLVENVLAFSRIERRCEHSNATRRQAGPMVESMLERFRGRLKEAGVDFIADTSGEVWQSEVKADPAAVEHVLFNLIDNAAKYGAGPVTLDATASACTLKIRVRDQGKGIPAGERKQIFRPFHKSAAAAAESRPGVGLGLALSRRLARAGGGDLELAANEAGACFVLSLPRA, from the coding sequence ATGAGCGCGCGCGGCAGAACAGTGTGGATGGTGCACGGGCTGATCGCCCTGTGCGCCGTGCTGATTCTGGGTGCCATGGCCGCGCTCACGAAGGGAGTCATCAAAGGCGAGCGTCATCGCTCCGAGATGGAAGCCCGGGCGGACGAGCAGGAGCAGATCCGGCTCGCATTGTGGCGCATGGATGCGGCGGCGGCCTCGTGGATCGCGGAGGAAGCCCAGCGCCCCGTGCCGGACGGCAGCAATCAGGAACCCGCCGGACCGGAGGTCAAGCTGCGCTTCGATGCGCGGGAGGATGGTATCCTGCTCGCGGACGATCCGGACAAAATACCGATGCTATCCCGCGCACTCGGACTATCCGCACCGCGCGCGGCCTTCGATAGCATGTGTGAACAGATGCCGGAGATCCCGTCATCATGGGCCATCTCTCCTCCAGAACCCGCACCGGTTCCCGCCGAGAAGGAGGCTCCAAAAAAGTCACCCGATAAGGCTGAGCCGGTAGCTCAGGAAGAAAGCGCGCCACCGCTCGATCAGCGCGCCTATCCACGGGCCAGCCAAACTTACCAGACTCTGGCCAATGCCAAGGAAATGGCGAACCGCTCCAAGGTGATCAAAGGCGCGGTGGAAACCAGCAAGGCTCAGTTCGACTTCAACAATATGTCCACCCCTTCGGTGGGAAGCTGGAGTCTGCTGCGCAGCAGTCTGCCGCGGCCTGCCAGGATCGGGGGAGAGCTCCTCCTGCTCCGCCATCTGCAGTGGAAGCAGCCGGGTGAGAAGATCCTGCGCTCGATCCAAGGAGTCTGGCTCGACGAGGCGGCGCTCAAGTCGCTGCTGTTAGACGAAGTGGCGGATCTCTTCCCCGGATCGCAACTGATTGCGAGCGACAGGGGTGATCTCGAGGAAGGCACCACGCTGGCATCCTTCCCATGGAAGCTGGCGGTGGCGGATCACACCCAGCTCCCCTCATCCCTGCCCCGCAGCGTGACCTTTCCTCTGATGGCTGGCTGGGCGGCCGCGGCGCTGGCCATCTTGGCCGCATGGCTCCTCGTGATCGGCTTGCTACGCCTGAGCGAACGCCGGGCTTCCTTCGTCTCTGCCGTAACCCACGAACTGCGGACGCCCCTCACCACCTTCCAACTCTACTCGGACATGCTGGCCAGCGGTGCGGTGAAGGAAGAGAAGCGCGGCGACTACTTCAACACCCTCCGGCGCGAGGCCGAACGACTCTCGCATCTGGTGGAAAACGTGCTGGCCTTCTCCCGCATCGAGCGCCGCTGCGAGCACTCAAACGCGACCCGGCGGCAGGCAGGCCCGATGGTGGAAAGTATGCTGGAACGCTTCCGCGGGCGCTTGAAGGAAGCAGGAGTGGACTTCATCGCGGATACCTCCGGCGAAGTTTGGCAGAGCGAGGTAAAGGCCGATCCGGCGGCGGTGGAGCACGTGCTTTTCAACTTGATCGACAACGCGGCGAAGTATGGCGCCGGGCCTGTGACGCTCGATGCCACCGCAAGCGCCTGCACCCTGAAGATCCGGGTGAGAGATCAGGGCAAAGGCATCCCGGCCGGTGAGCGCAAGCAGATCTTCCGCCCCTTTCACAAATCGGCGGCGGCGGCGGCGGAGAGCAGGCCCGGGGTCGGATTGGGACTCGCTTTGTCGCGGCGCTTGGCCCGGGCCGGCGGCGGCGATCTTGAGTTGGCGGCAAACGAAGCCGGGGCCTGCTTTGTCCTGAGCTTGCCGCGCGCTTGA
- a CDS encoding PQQ-dependent sugar dehydrogenase, translating into MKTVLLAASLLTATTSFAAFPTLQLKPVAVGQFNSPTTVTHAGDGSGRLFITDQRGKIHILEDGAVLPAPFLDLSAKLVTEQAGFDERGLLGLAFHPGYSGEGPGAGRFYVFYSAPSPDSPGPANNPVNCRSVIAEYRVSASNPNLADPLTERVLLSFNKPQFNHNGGELAFGPDDGFLYISTGDGGSSNDDDVGHTGGSSSRPPGALGNAQDVTRLLGKLLRIDPLGTDGPGGQYGIPASNPFVLADIPAVDERKEIYAYGLRNPWRFSFDSGGAHRMFLPDVGQGKFEEVNLLVAGGNYGWSRFEGPFDFDVTTPSTGPYVTPIAAYAHPGQAGSTGLLPIGLSITGGHVYRGSEMPSLDGKYIFGDWSTSFGSPAGTLLGLEETTPGNFTLSKLDIVGGNPIGRYIPAFGIDEAGEVYVATRTMLAPSATLSDGTPSGQLFKLVEAEVENLQLPADRDNSIYSERTENSNGQGDLFAGLIANFSGMRRALIRFDLSGLPPGSSVATAAVTIEVNKVGTPTGGNFDFTLHRLTRDWGEGNSSGTGTGAPAAAGEATWLQSAFGSQSWTTAGGDFVAAASATASVGAPDFYTWSSPGLVTDVQGWLSQPATRFGWILRGNEVTPSAKVFTSRHSANGPVLTVSYYTPPALTRREAWERQFFKPGQFIDPDGDADADRIAALLEYGWDLDPTLRQDLSAFLQITLSPSSAAVAFRRDPRAVDLEYRLETSPDLAVWTPVVTSTAGALPTGPAYVSEGADPLNAATRRVVASIPLTPASQKALFVRLSMRRL; encoded by the coding sequence ATGAAAACGGTCCTCCTCGCGGCATCGCTGCTGACCGCCACCACTTCGTTCGCAGCGTTCCCGACCCTGCAGCTCAAGCCGGTCGCGGTGGGGCAGTTCAACTCTCCCACTACGGTCACTCACGCCGGAGACGGTTCGGGGCGTCTTTTCATCACCGACCAGCGCGGGAAGATTCACATCCTTGAGGACGGTGCGGTGCTTCCCGCTCCGTTTCTTGATCTCTCCGCGAAGCTGGTGACCGAGCAGGCTGGCTTTGACGAACGCGGCTTGCTTGGTCTCGCCTTTCATCCCGGCTACAGCGGTGAGGGCCCGGGGGCGGGACGCTTCTATGTCTTTTACAGTGCGCCGTCGCCGGATTCTCCCGGTCCCGCCAATAATCCGGTCAACTGCCGTAGCGTGATTGCCGAGTATCGGGTCTCGGCCTCGAATCCCAATCTCGCCGATCCTCTCACCGAGCGGGTCCTACTGAGCTTCAACAAACCGCAGTTCAACCACAACGGCGGCGAACTCGCCTTCGGGCCTGACGATGGGTTTCTTTACATCTCCACTGGAGACGGCGGCAGCTCGAACGACGACGACGTCGGTCACACCGGTGGTTCCTCATCGCGTCCTCCCGGTGCATTGGGCAATGCGCAGGATGTCACCAGGCTTCTTGGAAAACTGCTCCGCATCGATCCGCTCGGCACGGATGGCCCGGGCGGGCAATACGGGATCCCGGCCAGCAACCCGTTCGTGCTCGCGGATATTCCCGCAGTCGATGAGCGCAAGGAGATCTACGCTTATGGCCTCCGCAATCCCTGGCGCTTCTCCTTCGATTCGGGAGGCGCTCACCGGATGTTCCTGCCGGATGTGGGGCAGGGGAAGTTCGAGGAAGTCAACCTGCTCGTCGCCGGTGGCAACTACGGCTGGTCGCGCTTCGAAGGCCCCTTCGACTTCGATGTAACCACGCCCTCGACGGGGCCCTACGTCACTCCCATCGCCGCCTATGCGCATCCGGGGCAGGCTGGTTCCACCGGTCTCTTGCCGATCGGTCTCAGCATCACCGGTGGTCACGTCTATCGCGGCAGCGAGATGCCTTCGCTGGATGGCAAATACATCTTCGGCGATTGGTCCACGAGCTTCGGCTCTCCGGCCGGGACGTTGCTCGGATTGGAGGAGACCACTCCCGGAAACTTCACGCTTTCGAAGCTCGATATCGTGGGAGGGAATCCGATCGGACGCTACATTCCCGCCTTCGGCATCGATGAAGCGGGCGAAGTTTACGTCGCAACCCGCACGATGCTCGCCCCCTCCGCCACTCTGTCGGATGGCACTCCGTCCGGCCAGCTCTTCAAACTCGTGGAGGCGGAGGTGGAGAATCTCCAGCTTCCCGCGGACCGCGACAACTCGATCTATTCGGAGCGCACCGAGAATTCGAACGGTCAGGGCGATCTCTTTGCCGGGCTCATCGCGAATTTCTCGGGCATGCGCCGTGCCTTGATCCGCTTCGATCTCTCCGGCCTACCTCCGGGTTCGTCTGTCGCCACCGCTGCCGTCACCATTGAGGTGAACAAGGTCGGCACTCCCACCGGAGGGAATTTCGATTTCACGCTTCACCGCCTTACCCGCGATTGGGGTGAGGGCAACTCGTCCGGCACCGGGACCGGTGCACCCGCCGCGGCAGGGGAAGCGACTTGGCTTCAGTCTGCTTTCGGAAGCCAGTCGTGGACTACCGCCGGGGGTGACTTTGTTGCCGCCGCCTCAGCCACTGCTTCGGTGGGCGCTCCGGACTTCTACACTTGGTCTTCACCCGGACTCGTGACCGACGTTCAGGGCTGGCTAAGCCAACCCGCCACCCGCTTCGGCTGGATTCTCCGTGGCAATGAAGTCACTCCGTCGGCGAAGGTCTTCACCTCCCGTCATTCTGCAAATGGTCCGGTTTTGACCGTGAGCTACTACACCCCGCCAGCGCTCACGCGGCGCGAAGCATGGGAGCGTCAGTTCTTCAAGCCGGGCCAGTTCATCGATCCGGATGGCGACGCCGATGCCGATCGCATCGCGGCCTTGCTGGAGTATGGGTGGGATCTGGATCCCACGCTTCGTCAGGACCTCTCCGCGTTCCTGCAGATCACTCTCTCGCCATCCAGCGCAGCCGTTGCCTTCCGTCGCGATCCCCGTGCGGTGGATCTGGAGTATCGTCTGGAGACTTCGCCGGATCTGGCCGTGTGGACCCCGGTGGTCACCTCCACCGCAGGTGCCCTTCCCACCGGACCGGCTTATGTATCCGAAGGCGCCGACCCTTTGAATGCCGCCACCCGGCGCGTCGTCGCTTCCATCCCGCTCACCCCGGCATCCCAGAAGGCCCTCTTCGTCCGTCTCAGCATGAGGCGTCTCTAA
- a CDS encoding sensor histidine kinase, whose product MRKASASESTTTLRRPWLLTGAMSLLVSIAVVAGAFMLGRQETRISQKPEGNRVEDFFRESNRRVAEMERLWEQALDEEATRLLDKGLGDPPDGSVIAGVVQRSLLTVTLNDPARSHLAAGGGSPRWMPVLDRYEKKEKGEWVLPEGRVLNGSGWIEMADRPPTWWHGNGRSVALLMVAPETAAQVVADDLKPRAEEAGIAGEAGALAFIGPHGSPWMSSGKIDQGIKPDEILRHVSRFGDWSLHRYYPVRVEMVYRLPVFVGSFALALLVLSGGLWVAAAQKKAFRLAEQRVSFVNQVSHELRTPLTNLLLNTDLALDALPVEDGKIRRRLGLIREETSRLSRIVDNVLAFARIERGKALLSPVRCDLREMLEELRENFAPLFERKSIVCDYNNEVSAGILADRDSLAQILSNLLSNIEKYAGEGAKARVALRARDGQLLVDVIDNGPGIPREARQRIFLPFERAGSRVDEGTSGTGLGLAISRDLAERMGGRLELLASERGASFRLVLPLHESPVA is encoded by the coding sequence ATGAGAAAAGCGTCCGCTTCCGAATCAACAACCACGCTGCGCAGGCCGTGGTTGTTGACCGGGGCGATGTCCCTCCTGGTCTCAATCGCGGTGGTAGCCGGAGCTTTCATGCTGGGCAGGCAGGAGACGCGGATTTCGCAGAAGCCGGAGGGCAACCGCGTCGAGGACTTCTTCCGCGAGTCGAATCGGCGGGTGGCGGAGATGGAGCGTCTCTGGGAGCAAGCCTTGGATGAAGAGGCGACCCGTCTCCTCGACAAGGGGCTCGGAGATCCACCGGATGGTTCCGTGATTGCAGGCGTGGTCCAGCGCTCCCTGCTCACGGTTACACTCAATGATCCCGCTCGATCTCATCTCGCCGCGGGCGGCGGGTCGCCACGCTGGATGCCGGTGCTTGACCGCTACGAGAAGAAGGAGAAAGGAGAATGGGTTCTGCCAGAGGGCAGGGTGCTCAACGGCAGCGGCTGGATCGAGATGGCCGATCGACCTCCGACATGGTGGCACGGAAACGGCCGCTCGGTTGCATTGCTGATGGTGGCTCCGGAAACGGCTGCGCAAGTGGTTGCCGATGATCTCAAGCCGAGGGCCGAGGAGGCAGGCATTGCTGGTGAAGCGGGAGCCTTGGCATTCATCGGGCCGCATGGGTCACCCTGGATGAGCAGCGGGAAGATTGACCAAGGCATCAAGCCGGACGAGATCCTCCGCCATGTGTCCCGTTTCGGCGATTGGAGCCTGCATCGCTATTATCCTGTGAGGGTAGAGATGGTTTACCGCCTGCCGGTTTTCGTGGGCTCATTCGCCCTTGCTCTTCTCGTTCTATCGGGGGGTCTCTGGGTGGCTGCGGCGCAGAAAAAGGCCTTCCGTCTTGCGGAGCAGCGCGTGAGCTTCGTGAACCAGGTCTCCCATGAACTTCGGACTCCGCTCACCAATCTCCTGCTCAATACCGATCTGGCGCTCGACGCCCTGCCGGTGGAAGACGGGAAGATCCGCCGCCGTCTCGGACTCATCCGCGAGGAGACATCGCGCCTCTCGCGCATCGTGGATAACGTGCTCGCGTTCGCCCGCATCGAGCGCGGGAAGGCGCTACTATCGCCGGTCCGCTGTGATCTCCGGGAGATGTTAGAGGAACTGAGGGAGAACTTCGCACCGCTCTTCGAGCGCAAGTCGATCGTCTGCGATTACAACAACGAAGTCTCCGCGGGCATCCTGGCCGACCGCGATTCGCTGGCACAGATTCTCTCCAATCTCCTCTCGAATATCGAGAAGTATGCGGGTGAGGGGGCCAAGGCCCGCGTCGCGCTGCGTGCCAGGGATGGCCAACTTCTCGTCGATGTGATAGACAATGGTCCGGGAATCCCGCGCGAGGCACGGCAGCGCATCTTCCTACCCTTTGAACGCGCGGGCTCCCGTGTGGATGAGGGAACCAGCGGCACTGGCCTTGGACTCGCCATCAGCCGTGATCTCGCTGAGCGCATGGGCGGTCGACTGGAGCTCCTCGCTTCGGAGCGCGGCGCCAGCTTCCGCCTCGTTCTCCCCTTGCACGAATCTCCCGTCGCATGA